Sequence from the Kogia breviceps isolate mKogBre1 chromosome X, mKogBre1 haplotype 1, whole genome shotgun sequence genome:
AGCGCTGTTAGAAGCAGATCGCCCTGGGAGAGAATCAGTTGGTTAATCTTTGGGGAATTGAACTGAGGCTAAGACAGTGAGCCTGTGGAGAGGACAGCGTCAGGGCGGAGGACTACGAGATGCGCGCCTCGCACGCGGTAAAGGTACTCAGATAGTTTCTGAAAGAATACACACATGAGTGGACGTGAACCTAGTGCTGTCTTCCGGCCCCGCACCCAGGCCTGCAGCCCAAGGGCCGCCATAGGTCCTCTGTGGGCAGGCTGGAGGTACTTGGGAGTGTAAAATGAGATCAGCAAGGCAAAGACATCCGACAGTCTCCACCTGGGCCAGAAAGGAACCAGGGCAACTGCGTGGCACCCTCCACAGCCAGAGCCCCAGATCCCTCCTGTGCTCTGGTGGAATCCTACCACCGTCGTAGGGGCGTTTGGGGCATCGTGGGTTCCCCAGAGCGCTGTGATGTCTTCACCCCACAGACACTGCCCTGCTCTGGAAGTCGAGTCCCAAGAGAGAGAAACCATGCTCTGACTGAAGCCGAAGGGTCTTCttgccttctcccttccttttggCCTTCTCTTCTCCTCTCGCCTGGTTTCGAGATGAACCAGAACTCCCAAAAGAGCCTGCCTCCTTTCTCTAACCTTTCCCTCTTCACCATTCCTGGTCCCTCCCTCCAAGCTGCTCCCCTCACCCGCCGCTGTGCGCTTTGGAGTTGGGAGGATAGGGAATGGAGTCTTGGGGGGCGGGGCATGGGAGTGGCCCAGAAAGACCCGCCCCCATTctgtccttcccccacccccttgtgCCCTTTCCCTCTTCCATCCAAGTCTCTTGAATTCCCACACCTCCCCATCCCTCAGGACCCGCAGCGATTCCTACAAGACCGGGTTCGACTCCTTCCCGGCAGGCAGCACTCACTCGTGGGAGGCCTCAGTTAACTTTCCACCCCACCGTGAGAGGGGGGCAGTAGCCCAcgttacagaagaggaaactgagtcccagggaCACAAAATGACTTTACCCGAGTCACAAagagctcgtgtgtgtgtgtgtgtgtgtgtgcgtgtgtgtgtgtgtgtgtgtgtgtgtcttgacTCTCATCTTTTACTTCTGTTTCAATTTCTTGTCTATTAGGTATCATGGTCTCGAgggtttatttcatcttttttatcaaGCTCCTCACCCATCAGACTCTATTTGACAGTTTGATGGTTGAACCAGACCATCCCACATACTTTGGTGTTGGACTCTGGTTAAGGGATACAGACGTAGCAGGGGGACCCCTTTGCCTCAAGTGAAATTTGAACCCAAGGCAATGGCTGAGGGACTGTGCTTTTGAAGGAGCACAGGTCTGAGAGTCTTGCACGCTACCACCTGTGAGCCTCACTCAACCTCTGAACGTCAGCTTCCTGCTCTGCAGAATGTGAGGGGTGGCCTGGGCCAGTGACGCCAAGACTCGTTCAGGCAGGGGGGGACCCTTGGAAGTCTCCCTGGGCCTTGGAAGCCCTGTCTCTCCTGCTGAGTTCCAACTTTCTCATGCTTGCACTcctatcagaaaaaaagagaaagaattgaaCACCCCCTCAACACATACACATTGTTAAATTATATATGTcttcctgtatttatttattacatatgccatacaatagaaaaatgggagtAAAAAGGATGAGATGGTAAAATGGACATCAATAAGTTTTATGACGACTTTACCCTGCTCCCCGGGAAGGCCTGGGAGTGCCCTGGTGTCAGTGGCCAGTTTACGATGCTCAGGCTcgctgcttcctctgcctgatTGTCTCACAGCTCCCACTTTTTCACCAGTATCACATCACATCAGAGCTAAGATCTATCTGCACTCAGTCCTCTCTGGCAGAACTCCCCACAGCCGCTGCCCACTTTCACGAAGGTGAGACTCAGTCACCAGCTGCATGGCCACCACTGTTTTAATAAATGAAGTAACATGTTGGGGAGCTCGTTCCCAAAGCTAACTTGGGTAGTCATAGTCCTTTTGGAGGGCCGTGTAGATCTCTGCGTGTAAAAGGCAATCAGCTGTAAGCCAGGTGACTATTTTGTGTATTCTCCGTATTGTAGCCGATTGGGGAATACATTCATGTGATAATTACGTTCACAGCTTCAGTAGAAACGTCCTGTGCTGATGTTTGAAGCTCAGAAAATTTAATCACTGGGGCAAGTAATTGACAATTATTACACCCTATGGGGAGAGCAAAACCGTTTTTTACCCAGTTGGAATTAATTCTTAGATATTTAGTGCATAGCAGGTCCTGAATGGTGAAACCATATCTACGTCGTATTAAAGGATGAAAGTTGTGCTTTGCTCATTTCACTCACAGTAAGTGGCTGGTGATTTTTATACAGAATTAGGTTGATCATTGAGGGTGTAGTTTGAAGTGCTGGATCGAAAGCAAGAAACAGATTTAGAATAGGGTGCAGTTGGGAGGGGGAGGATGCTTACAGAGGTCTCTGGGAAGTCAGCCTTGCAAGAAGGAGTGACACCTCCCTTTtccccgggggcgggggcacATGGGAAGACTCTGTGATGGCCAGGGTGGAAGTTGAGGGAATTCCGGACTTGATGGCTTTAATCTTTTCTGTGAAGTAAGAAGCAAGATCAGCCACTAAGAAGAAGGTTGGCTGACCAGGTGCCTTGTTCTCTGGCCTTTGGAttaaggccattctgactgcatAGTAGAGTCACCTGGGGAATTTTTCAAAACTCCAATGCCCCGGCTGtaccccagaccaattaagtcAGAGTCTTGGtggtgggacccaggcatcagtattttttaaagctcccgggtgattctaatgtgtagccaagTTGAGAACCAGAGCTCAGCCAGCCCTTGTCAGATGGGAGCGTGCGCACAGATCATCCCGGGAGCTTGTCGAGATGCAGGTGCTGCTTCAggtggtctggggtggggctcgaGACTCTGCATTTTTAGCAGGCTCTCAGGTAACGCTGCTGCTGCTCCAAGGACATGGACGATCCAGTTCTGACCTGAAAAAATGATGGCTGCCTACAGGCTCCATAAAAACCAAAGCTGTTGATATTTTACAGTTGGAAAACACATAGTATCaggatatatttttagaaaatgaatgtctcttttaaaatttatttatttatttatttgtggctgctttgggtcttcgttgctgtgcgcgggctttctccagttgcggcgagcgggggctgctctttgttgcggtgcgcgggcttctcactacggtggcttttcttgttgcggagctcgggctctaagcacacgggctacagtagttgtggctcgcgggctctagagcgcaggctcagtagttgtggagcgcgggctctaggcacgagggctcagtagttatggctcatgggctgagtagttgtggctcgcgggctcagtagttatggctcacaggctcagtagttgtggcgcatgggcttagttgccctgcagcacgtggggtcctcccggaccagggctcgagcgcgtgtctcctgcgttggtaggcggattcttaaccactgcgccaccagggaagtcccgaaaataAATGTATGTCTTAGAGGAAGAAATTTATCTTGATAAAATATCTAGGTGAGGCTGACttcaggggaagaggagggaaggtcACATCTGTAGGCTGTTCGGGCTGAAGGGGGTGTCCCCAGGATCGGGACCAGGGGACTCCAGAATGGCCCGCCCTAGAGCATCCAGGTCCTGGAGGTGGAATCTGCCCAGATCACTAAGACTGCTTACCCTGAGGCTGAACTCACTTCCCCGTGACCTTACTCCAGTGGTCCCAGGGTCCTCACAGGGCTCCCAAGCAGCCAGTGGCCCCTGGCTTGCGTTACCACGAGGTGACCCTGCCCACCAGACCTCAGAACACAGTCCTCAAGCATTTCCTCAGGGGCGCTTGGCGCTGCAGACCAGGGGCCTTGTGGTCGTCTTGATAGTTGTTTCTGTGGTGAAGATGCTCTCAATTCACAGTACAAAATCAAGCCCCTCTCTAGAAGGTGATATAGGGCTCCTGGCATGCCCCCAGGGCTTTTGTCCAAATTGCCAGCTCAGAAATCAAGCTCTGCGTGAGGCGGTCTCGGGGATCCTGTCCTGGGTTAGAGTGGGGTCACAGTCATTCTGAGCTTCCTTCAGTTGGAGTCGGTGCAGGCTCCCCAGGGGGTCCCCATGGGATCACTTAGTATGTAGCTGAAGGTATTAGgttgagtgtgtgagtgtgtgtgtgtgtgtgtgtgtgtgtgtgtgtgtgtgtgtgtgtgtgtgtggagagagagagagagagggggagagagagattaggtgTTAAAGGCCCACAACAGGAGAATAGATGGACTCTACGACCTAGAGAATAGTCTAAATTATCTGAGTGGTCAACTGTTTTCACCTTTGAAATTAAGCTATAAGTGAATCCTCGTCAACAGAATGTCAATCTGTATGGAAGCCTGTAAGGTGGATTGAGTCCTTTGTGCAACGCTCTGGGGGCAGGAGGCCTGGGAGGCAGGCCCGGCTTGCAGGGCACCCAGTGGGGTGCAGATGTGGGGCGGGTCACTGACCGACTGCCTGGGAGTTGGGCCCCAGGTTGGCTTCTTCACAGACGTAACTCCTTATCGGGAACACGGCACACGTGTCGctttgctttggttttctttgtgtgtgtcagAGAAACACGGGACCCTAGGGTGAATCCATTCACAGGTCGCCCTGACAGACTCTTCACTGTCCGCAAAGTGCTTTCGCATCTACCGTCTCGTCTTTGGAGTCTCGCCCTGGCTGGTGAAGGTGGGTGACTGCCACGTTCCCCTTCGTGGCACCTGTGGGCCTGACCCTCTGCTCTCTCCACAACAAGAGCATGGTGACCTCTGTGATAACTGGCCTCTGGCAAGTTTTATTCAGCCTCTCTGGGtcatggtttcctcatctgtaaaaaagatCGGGAAGAGGATAGAGATATAAGCTTTAATGTCCCTGCCAGTCTTGATATGCCATGATTCTATAAATGTGACAAGACGCTGGTTATGAGGACGCCGGGCTGCGAAGGGCCTAGTTACTCATTCATGCCCTCCTTTCTGAAAGGATTCACCAGCTACGCTTATAAAGATGAGCACGTGAGAAAGTTGTTTCTCATACTGGCAGTGCCAGTATGAGGGGGAGGGTCAGGACTAGACAAGGTAAGTTGGGGTCCTGTGGAGCTcagtggggttgggggagatCTCAGAGGATGAGACTCCAGAGTCTTGACAGGTGAGCAGGAGTTGGCTGGGTGAAGGTCAAGGCCCAAGAGGGTTCCAAGCTGAGGGGCAGATCCTAGGGACAGTGTGCTCCTGGTATCCTTAGATCTTCGTGATAGTTAGACAGGGGGTTCAGGTGGCACTTTTGTGACCCCACAGGTCTCTGAGCCCAGTTACTGCCCCAGACAGTCCTTCCTCACCTCCCCAGCTGCTCTGTGCCCTGGGGCTTCTCGCCGGAGTCTCCATCTGGGGGGCACATAGGCAACTGGCCACGGGCCAAGGGAGCGAGGGTCTCCAGCAACCGCAGATCCAGATCACGCCCATTACACCCCGCCTGGTACCCCCACAGGCAATGCGTGCAGGCCGAGCGGATGGCCGATCTCATTTAAATCCATTTGCAAACAATGTtttgaaaaacccaaacaaaaggCTCCCTGCCGCCTCTGAAGAAATGGCACCCCCTCTGCTTGAGCATTATGTGGTGGCTTCTGGGACACGAGCTCTCCAGTCAGCATCTGGCTTCTGGCTTGTCCTCAGGGACACAGACTTGCCCTGTGAGCCCTCATCTCAGGAGCTCGTTGTCCTCCTCAGGGCATCCCCGGGGCTTCCAGCAGCGGCTCCTGCAACAGTGACACCCACTCCGGCCCCCCAGCTGCTGACCCAGAGTCGGGGTGCCTGCTGGCAGGGTGaatgaggggaggaggagaagggcgGAAGAGGGGAAGAGCCCCCTGGGAGGCGGGAGGGTGCTTGATGAAGCCGGTGCAGCCCTGGGCCCCGCGTGATACCTGATGGGGAGCGGGTGCTCGGTCCCCGGTCCGGAGCGGCAGGCATCGTCTCAGCAGGCCTCTAGGTGAGGGGCTGGGGCTGCTTCCCGGGCCTGCTTGGCTCAGTCGTCAGGCAGGTCCAAAGCTGTCACGTGGGAGGAGGCAGGGGTGGTTGTCCGGCCCTTGGCCCCTGAGATGCTGCGCACAGCCACCCGCATCCTGGCCTGTCCCGCGTCCCATCTGGCTCGGGCCCAGTTCCCGGAGGCTTGAGGCCCCCGACCCTTCCGGAGGAGGCCCTGGGCGCTCAGGACCTTCGAAGGGCTGTCCGTGAGTGGCCGACAGAGCTCTGTCCTGCCGAGGCTGATGTCCCTCCTGGCTTGGCTCTGAGGCCTTCTCGTGCCAGCCAGTCTCTGTCCGATCAACGGCATGCACCCCCAGTAGACTCTAATCCGCATGAAAGCAGGAGCATCTCCAGGATCATGACGGCATCTCCAGCCCCCAGCAAAGCGTTGGGCAGGCAGTAGGCATGCAGCAAATTGATCGGTTGGGTGGATGCATGAATGCATGGAAGAATGCATAAATGGCGTATCGGAGGCATGGAATTTTCTGGGCCGGTTCAGGGAGCACGTCTCTCGGGAAACACCAGGCCCTTCAGCTGGGGCAAGCCCCCTCAGGCTCCCTGGGGACAGGCTTCCTCCCTGCTGTGCCCCAAGGGCATCATTGGCCACCACGCTCGCTGGGCCACTTCGTGATCATTTCTGGAGCGCACCTTGCCCCTGAGGAGCTGGGCTCTGGTGCCCTCCCTCAGAGGCTCTGCAGTGTGCCCTGCCGAGGGCATCCCCCGCTATTCCTTCTCCATAAAGTTGTTTTCACAACGTGCTTCCGCTTgtgctcccctcctcctgcttcaGAGAAGCCCCTTGTTCTCTGCGTTTGACACGTGATTGTCTGGAAATATCACAGAGTTGTTCATTTCTTAAAGCTGCCTTCCTGTAGTGAGGCCTCGGTTGTTCACTTCTAATCCCATGGTGTGCTGGACCGCCTCTCTTGTTTTGGAGGTTGTGTTGGTAATTTCGGGGTGAGGAGAGAAGGACAAGTTGACCCCAGGACGAAAGTCTAGACGGCCCAGACAGGTGAGGTCAAGAATCGGAGTTGCCCAAGGCCTGCCCAGCAAGACTGAGGATTATTGAATTATTATTGAGTCCAGCCAGACTCCAGGGCTGCACAGATCCCCGAGTTAGACATGGTGCCTGCCTTCTCCATGGTAACAAGGCTAAATATGGACGCGTTTCCATGGAGAGCCATATCGCAGCTGCAGccctgcttcctccaggaagcacCGGCACTGGGCTTCTTTGGCTTCTCAGGAGGTGGCCCAGTGGTTCCGCGGACATCAAGAAAGTATATCTCACCTTTGAGGATGTTTGTTTCCAACAAGGGTTCCGTTTCCCCAGCCCTAGATTCGTCAACATCTGTTCCTCTTGACGGCTAGAAGTCAGGAGCAAGAGGTCACGGGTCAGGCAGACGGAAATGGGGAAAGTGACGCTGGACCCAATGAGCATTCGTGCAGGTTACCCTGTCTTCACTCCTCGGAGTGGCTTTTCCTATTACTGGAGGAAAGGGGGTGTCACTGGTTGCAGGCAGACAACTGTAATGAGCCTTGTATAAATACACTGCTGTTCCTCTCATCAAGCCTCTTTCGGAAGAATTATTGCTGCTACAAAgagttttttaaatgctttccatAACTGGGATGGCCCCCTTCCAATTTCATACAATCTCCTAACGTGACAGGgttctatttgttttcttaaaggaaAGTAGGTCTTTGCTGCATATTTGAATTTGAACAAGTCCAATCCCCGCATATCTTTATTTGAGTTTGAACAAGTCCAATCCCCGCATATCTTAAGTGTCCGACAGAACAATGTGGAATGAAACTTTGTGTTTGTTGCCGGCTAAACATATAAGCTGAGTGAGTATTCGGCTTCACAATCCTCTGTTTAACCTCACTTGGCTATTTAGTCATTACATCATCGGTGTTTATGGTTTAATCGTCTGTTAAATTGGGGCTGTCCACGCACAGCTGATCGTATGGGTGTGTTCGTATATATTAGGAAATATCTGTAACATGTATGTAGACACAGAGGGATGGGTGCGCTCCCCGGGTAACTTAAGATGTGGAAACTTTTAAAAGACGCAGAGAGGGCTCTCGAGGCCATTATAAAGAGTCTCGGAAGGCAGCTTCATATGGCGTGTTCTGTGTTGCAGGCCGAGTGGCATCAGAGCCGAGTGATGGACGACCTGCAGTCCCAGAACCTCTCCATGGACATGAGCGACTCCTCCCCTGCCCTGACCAGTAACAGACTGGAGAACGGCATGGCCCAGCTCATCACCACTGAGGCCTGGAACATCAACTCGGCCGACCTGGTCAAGAAGGCCCTGGTGACCGTGCCGGCCCCGTCCATTCTCAGCCCCCCGGCCGAGCCCCAGGGCGGCGTGGCTCTCAAGGTAGCGGCCACCGTGCTGCAGCCCCTGTGCCTCGGGGAGAGCCCGGTGGTGATGCCCATTCACATGCAGGTGGAGGGCAGCTCCGCGCCGGAGCTCAACCCTAACGGCAACGCCACTTACGTCATGACCACCCAGGGCCCCGTGCAGCTGCCGGTGGTGCTGGAGCAGCACGTCTTCCAGCACCTCAACTCCCCTCTGGTCCTGCCACAGGAGGCCCCGTGCTCCTCCGGCGCCATCCACAACAACCTCTTCCAGGGAGCCGAGGACCCCGaggcccagccccagctcctggaCCTCAGGATCCCCAGCCAGCCGCAGGAGCCCACGTTGCCCCTCGAAGCCGTGCTCCAGAATTTGTTTCCTTCGCAGGGCGCTCTCGGCCCTCCACCCTGTCAGCCTCCTCCGGGATACGCCCCTGTGCCCCCGCAGCCCTTTAACTCGCCCTTGTCCCCGCTGGTCCCGCCGGCCACCCTCTTGGTCCCCTACCCTGTCATCGTCCCCTTGCCTGTACCggtccccatccccatccccgtCCCGGTGCCTCAGAGTTCTGAATCCAAGTTCAGCCCCAGCTTCCGAAAGCCGCCGTCCCCCTTCGGCCCGCTCCCCTTTAAAGGCACCCAGGCCCCTCTCCAGAAGGAGGAACTGAAGCCCTTCGACCTCCTCCCGCCGAGGGAGTACTTCCAGCTCGGCCGCCACACCGTCATCAAGATGGGGAGTGAGAACGAGGCCCTGGATCTCTCCATGAAGTCGGTGCCCTGGCTCAAGGCTGGCGAAGTCGGGCCCCCGATGTGCCCGGAAGATGCAGCCCTGGACCTGTCACTGGCGGCCCACCGGAAATCTGAGCCTCCCCCCGAGACACTGTATGACAGCAGCGGGTCAGTGGACAGCCCGGGTCACACTGTGATGGAGAAACTTCCCAGTGGCACGGAAGTGCCCTTTGCCCCCGCCACGCCCCACGAGGCCTGCACCGTGATGGATAGTCACATGGGCAGCAGCGACGCCGCCACCGAGCCGCCCAGCCAGCCCAGCAGTGAGGTCAAGGCTGAAAATAACATTGAGATTGTGGGCGAGTCCCAGGCGGCCAAGGTGATCGTCTCCGTGGAAGACACCGTGCCCGCCATCTTCTGTGGCAAGGTCAAAGGCCTCTCGGGGGTGTCCACCAAAAACTTCTCCTTCAAAAGAGAAGACTCCATGCTTCAGGGCTATGACATCAACAGCCCAGGAGAAGAGTGCATGGGAAACACGGAGCCCCTTAGGAAACCCGTCAAAAACCGGAGCATAAAGTTAAAGAAAGTGAACTCCCAGGAAATACACATGCTCCCAATCAAAAAACAACGGCTGGCCACCTTTTTTCCAAGAAAGTAaataatggctttttaaaatttttatgattatCGTATGGGGAAAGGTGCATTGGTTTTATAAAAAggcatttaaaacaaattatctttgttaattattttggGGAGTAGCTGGGAAGCGGGAAGGCAAATTGGCTCTAGAGGCCCTGTAAgcaagtttcattttcttttttaatttttgactttTCACAAATGAGTAAATAAGAGCAACCTATTTTTCAAGCAGATTGCACATTTTTTGCAGCTTTAATGGAATATTGGGTGAATCAGAGGGGTAAAAAAGCTATTTTCATTGCCACAAAGTGCTTTGATGATGTAATACCTAATAAAGGGTAGGATGAATATttcacaataaatgtttgtttgcaCTAACTGGTTGCAGTATTCGATCATTTATAAAATCTGCATTCCTGAACTGGCATGGTTTGGCCAAAACTGTCGCTTGTGAAGCACTGCAAGTTACCTGTGTTTAGAGACAGAAGCTCTTCAGGCATATTGGGCAAAGAAGAATCATATTGGCCTATGTCCTCAGAAAAGGAGgattggggcaggacaggaataaagatgcagacgtagagaatggacttgagcacacggggaggggggaagggtaagctgggacaaagtgagagagcggcgtggacatatatacgctgccaaacgtaaaaccgatagctagtgggaagcagccgcacggcacagggaggtcagctcggtgcttcgtgtccacctagaggggtgggacagggagggtgggagggagggagacgcaagagggaagagatatggggatatatgtatatgtatagctgattcaccttgttgtacagcagaaactaacatgccattgtaaagcaattatactccaataaagatgtttaaaaaaaaaaaaagaaaaggaggattaGGAAtatgtatgaccttgagcaagtcatttcccCTTCTGGCCCCTTTCTTCGTTTGTAAACATGTGGcaaagggagggggtggggaggtgagttTCAAGTACCCAATCCCCCCTCTAGTTCACAGAGACCCTGGATGTGCAGAATTCTGTCTGAAACCTTCCACAGACTAAAACAGACAAATGTCTCTAAAGGGAAATTTACctgcttcttttcctccctcccaaaATTTAGCTGAAAGGACTTTCTCTTCAACGGAAGTAGGAGCACTGTTCTGAATGACTAACAGTCTTGCAAGTCAAAAGTATTACCAAAGGCCACTCAGAATAGGAGGGAAGTCCAGTGGATTAGGAGGTGTCTCATGCAAGCTCCCGGCCCAGGGCAGAGAGTGATCCAATGCCCGTGTCCACAGCACTGAGGCTGAGAAGCCGCCGTTAAACCGTCTCCCGGTGGACAGGATGCCCCTGGAAGGAGAGAACAGCGCGAAGCCATCCACGCCAACGAGGAGCTGTGAGTGTACGTTTAAAATTGACCTGCTAGGTGGCACAGCACACTTGGGTCTGAAATGGTGCTGGCGAGACACTGATTACAGCGTGCCTGCTTTTAAACTTCAGcctctttctttcacttcttGCAGTTAGTATGTATCCAGCTGTTACCGTGAACACGAACAGGAGGGAAAGCAGTTGCGAGACTGTTCTTTTGTTACCAGGCCCTCCGTGTATAGGGTTACAGTTTTAGCTGGTCCGGTACCATACCCCTgtaatggattttctttttcctgctctttGCCTGTGTTGTTAAAATTTCTCTTTCGAAGTGTGACCCGATGAGAAATAACCAAATAGTTGTTTCTCATGAGGCTCACTGGACCCACTCTCTTACACCAGCCAGGCTCCATCCTTTAAGCTTCTGCATGGGGCCGTCTTTTCCAGTTGTACTCCCATTGCGGGTTTCTGGCCATGTTTCCTGAGCAGGGCGTGTGTATTCCAGTTTCATATACAACCAACACAGGTGTGCTTAGGGGCTAGCATTTCCCATTCACCTGCTGTCCTTTTCTCACCATGTTTGCGGTTGTTTCTGTTGCCCCTGCAGTGCTCGGTGGCCTTTCTGCACCGGCCAGCAGGGCCCCTGTCTTCACAGTGTGCTGGGAAATCTTTGAGGGAACAGAATTCTCAATTTGCCCTTTAGAAGCAAGCGTTTAAAGCTGACTGAGTGACATCTAGGTGGAAAGGAAGGCACTTGTAACCTGTAATCACATTATAAACGTGAGGCTGCGAATTTCTCTTTGCTGTATCTGGAGATGCCCTTTTCTCTTCAGGTGTCAGCTCTGGTTGGGTGAGAAATGCGGGCTCCACCGCCAGCCGTGGGTGTGGAGCCAGCGTGGGCCATCCCCCGGCCCTGGCAGAGGCCTCTGCTCCCACCCCAGCCGGGCCCATCCATGGGCCTTGCCAGGCACTACTGGGATCTTCGGAGAGGGGCCTTTGTGGTGGGGACTGGCCGTCGAGTTGGGAGACTTGCTCAATGAGATCTGTGAACCCTAGACACAAGAGTGTTGTGTTGGGACCAGGGTTGCGCTACAGGGGCAGTGACACCCTCTGCCTGCCCCCCTCTCAGCCTTTGGTGGAAACCAGCATCTACTTTGCTAGGGAATCAAGAGAAGGGCGAAGGGCCTGCCGTTGCACCAGACTGAGCCTAGGGTTCACCCCTGGTGGCTCAATTCCGCTCTCGCTTCCTAGTCAGAAGTTTGCAGCCTTCCACGCAAACCTTAAGTAAGAGCCATCATCCTGGACCCATGCTTCCTGGTCTGAGACATGTGATTCCCACAGGGCGCAAAGAGGAGGCCGCTGGCAAACTCAGGCCCCATCACGGTTCTGCTCGATTCGGCCGGCTGTGGTCACGAGTAGTGCCCCATGCCTCACAACCGTCTCCAGCTAACCTACTTTCAGGTTGCAGCCATGCAGGATTTCCATCAGACGTCTTCTCATGACTTAATTTCCCATCTCTtctcaaaaaaatgttttggcCAACTAGCCTAAAGAACAGCttttcggggcttccctagtggcgcagtggttgagagtccgcctgccgatgcagggcacacgggttcgtgccccggtccgggaggatcccacatgcagcggagcggctgggcccgtgagccatggccgctgagcct
This genomic interval carries:
- the RAI2 gene encoding retinoic acid-induced protein 2 isoform X3; protein product: MDDLQSQNLSMDMSDSSPALTSNRLENGMAQLITTEAWNINSADLVKKALVTVPAPSILSPPAEPQGGVALKVAATVLQPLCLGESPVVMPIHMQVEGSSAPELNPNGNATYVMTTQGPVQLPVVLEQHVFQHLNSPLVLPQEAPCSSGAIHNNLFQGAEDPEAQPQLLDLRIPSQPQEPTLPLEAVLQNLFPSQGALGPPPCQPPPGYAPVPPQPFNSPLSPLVPPATLLVPYPVIVPLPVPVPIPIPVPVPQSSESKFSPSFRKPPSPFGPLPFKGTQAPLQKEELKPFDLLPPREYFQLGRHTVIKMGSENEALDLSMKSVPWLKAGEVGPPMCPEDAALDLSLAAHRKSEPPPETLYDSSGSVDSPGHTVMEKLPSGTEVPFAPATPHEACTVMDSHMGSSDAATEPPSQPSSEVKAENNIEIVGESQAAKVIVSVEDTVPAIFCGKVKGLSGVSTKNFSFKREDSMLQGYDINSPGEECMGNTEPLRKPVKNRSIKLKKVNSQEIHMLPIKKQRLATFFPRK
- the RAI2 gene encoding retinoic acid-induced protein 2 isoform X1, with the translated sequence MAVDVNFSRHVVSSVPTTLKTRWRILSRSLLKAEWHQSRVMDDLQSQNLSMDMSDSSPALTSNRLENGMAQLITTEAWNINSADLVKKALVTVPAPSILSPPAEPQGGVALKVAATVLQPLCLGESPVVMPIHMQVEGSSAPELNPNGNATYVMTTQGPVQLPVVLEQHVFQHLNSPLVLPQEAPCSSGAIHNNLFQGAEDPEAQPQLLDLRIPSQPQEPTLPLEAVLQNLFPSQGALGPPPCQPPPGYAPVPPQPFNSPLSPLVPPATLLVPYPVIVPLPVPVPIPIPVPVPQSSESKFSPSFRKPPSPFGPLPFKGTQAPLQKEELKPFDLLPPREYFQLGRHTVIKMGSENEALDLSMKSVPWLKAGEVGPPMCPEDAALDLSLAAHRKSEPPPETLYDSSGSVDSPGHTVMEKLPSGTEVPFAPATPHEACTVMDSHMGSSDAATEPPSQPSSEVKAENNIEIVGESQAAKVIVSVEDTVPAIFCGKVKGLSGVSTKNFSFKREDSMLQGYDINSPGEECMGNTEPLRKPVKNRSIKLKKVNSQEIHMLPIKKQRLATFFPRK
- the RAI2 gene encoding retinoic acid-induced protein 2 isoform X2; this translates as MEHFSKLLDIQIQAEWHQSRVMDDLQSQNLSMDMSDSSPALTSNRLENGMAQLITTEAWNINSADLVKKALVTVPAPSILSPPAEPQGGVALKVAATVLQPLCLGESPVVMPIHMQVEGSSAPELNPNGNATYVMTTQGPVQLPVVLEQHVFQHLNSPLVLPQEAPCSSGAIHNNLFQGAEDPEAQPQLLDLRIPSQPQEPTLPLEAVLQNLFPSQGALGPPPCQPPPGYAPVPPQPFNSPLSPLVPPATLLVPYPVIVPLPVPVPIPIPVPVPQSSESKFSPSFRKPPSPFGPLPFKGTQAPLQKEELKPFDLLPPREYFQLGRHTVIKMGSENEALDLSMKSVPWLKAGEVGPPMCPEDAALDLSLAAHRKSEPPPETLYDSSGSVDSPGHTVMEKLPSGTEVPFAPATPHEACTVMDSHMGSSDAATEPPSQPSSEVKAENNIEIVGESQAAKVIVSVEDTVPAIFCGKVKGLSGVSTKNFSFKREDSMLQGYDINSPGEECMGNTEPLRKPVKNRSIKLKKVNSQEIHMLPIKKQRLATFFPRK